One window from the genome of Parasteatoda tepidariorum isolate YZ-2023 chromosome 8, CAS_Ptep_4.0, whole genome shotgun sequence encodes:
- the LOC122271212 gene encoding uncharacterized protein (The sequence of the model RefSeq protein was modified relative to this genomic sequence to represent the inferred CDS: added 21 bases not found in genome assembly), whose translation MSTKLVAEYPQYASELTCEKLQKKFSNLKTIFQRNLKKVKTLTSGAGYEGACPWVHFNALKFLVDAEDCEESFSNLEENDSLILSQNVEQSNDPLDSITFACSYTQDIVEDHKDYLEQEIMNENDEQ comes from the exons GAATATCCTCAGTATGCTTCAGAATTGACATGCg aaaagctgcaaaaaaaattcagtaatttgaAGACGATCTTTcaaagaaatttgaagaaagtgAAAACCCTAACAAGTGGTGCTGGATATGAGGGAGCTTGTCCCTGGGTACATTTCAATGCCTTGAAATTCTTAGTGGATGCGGAGGACTGTGAAGAGAGCTTTTCTAATTTGGAGGAAAATGATTCTCTGATTTTAAGCCAG aatgtGGAACAATCAAATGATCCTCTGGATTCAATAACCTTTGCATGCAGTTATACTCAAGATATCGTAGAAGATCACAAGGATTATCTTGAACaagaaataatgaatgaaaatgatGAACAATAA